A window of the Myxococcus virescens genome harbors these coding sequences:
- a CDS encoding M56 family metallopeptidase — protein sequence MSRLLMESLGWALLHSLWQGTLVALTLAVALVTVGRRAAHARYALACGALVLALALPVASGWKHFHGAPARVAVDTSVPRAQSLPSAQGARGLEETVTQVARSAWRVAPGAATPAWIDADMAEDGAASGFESTLLTGLGSFLVMAGLLLQRALSQVEAHLHWLVLAWVAGVGLSSGRMAAEWMKLRRMADRALPAPEAWQERLDALSRRLGLRRAVRLLQSSDVDVPAAVGWLSPVVLLPVSTLAGLPARQLEMVLAHELAHIRRHDFAVNLAQVLVETLLFFHPAVRWISHVIRVEREHCCDDVAVAASGNSVSYARALTALETLRVLPGAPSPAMSALGGSLPERVRRLITLPTSRCASRWAAGASVLTLVSSLAVAAPLTSLLLGQTDAAPQPGDEPVLSQPPPIPALSLAPSTPPAPTPVAPPAPPAPPAPPASVAAVALQSAPGPTPPPAPPARSLGSRAQRELDQQTRVGAGQQLSVAQLIALKNAGITPERVQQLTAMGYTPTVSNLVRMSHAGITPDYVQDMNTRFGRKLEANELTRLRHLGVTPEYIQSLKSAGFNVDDPKALSHARAVGVDEDFVRGLKDAGYTGMSLEELAHLRAVGVNPEYIREMNKHGLSKLKARELMQLRAVGVDPGWLASIRKAGVQTMDTKELQRLRATGVDAHFLGELHNAGLKDLSVDELVRLRTGGVDADFIRKMRGTGSK from the coding sequence ATGAGCCGGCTGCTGATGGAGTCCCTGGGGTGGGCGCTGCTGCACTCGCTCTGGCAGGGCACGCTGGTGGCGCTGACGCTGGCGGTGGCGCTCGTCACGGTGGGGCGGCGCGCGGCGCATGCGCGTTACGCGCTGGCCTGTGGGGCGCTGGTGCTCGCGCTCGCGTTGCCGGTGGCCTCCGGGTGGAAGCACTTCCACGGCGCGCCCGCGCGAGTGGCGGTGGACACCTCCGTGCCGCGCGCGCAGTCCCTGCCCTCGGCGCAGGGAGCGCGGGGCCTGGAGGAGACGGTGACGCAGGTGGCGCGGTCCGCCTGGCGAGTGGCGCCCGGCGCGGCGACGCCCGCATGGATTGACGCGGACATGGCCGAGGACGGCGCCGCGAGCGGCTTCGAGAGCACGCTGCTGACGGGCCTGGGCTCTTTCCTGGTCATGGCCGGCCTGCTGCTGCAACGCGCGCTGTCCCAGGTGGAAGCGCACCTGCACTGGCTGGTGTTGGCGTGGGTGGCGGGCGTGGGCCTGTCCTCCGGGCGGATGGCGGCGGAGTGGATGAAGCTGCGCCGGATGGCGGACCGGGCCCTGCCCGCGCCCGAGGCGTGGCAGGAGCGGCTGGACGCCCTGTCGCGACGCCTGGGCCTGCGCCGCGCGGTGCGGCTGCTCCAGTCCTCCGACGTGGACGTGCCCGCCGCGGTGGGCTGGCTGTCGCCCGTGGTGCTCCTGCCCGTGTCCACCCTGGCGGGCCTTCCTGCTCGGCAGCTGGAGATGGTGCTGGCCCATGAGCTGGCCCACATCCGCCGTCATGACTTCGCGGTGAACCTGGCGCAGGTGCTGGTGGAGACGCTGCTCTTCTTCCACCCGGCGGTCCGCTGGATTTCCCACGTCATCCGCGTCGAGCGGGAGCACTGCTGCGACGACGTCGCGGTGGCCGCCAGCGGCAACTCCGTCTCCTACGCCCGGGCGCTGACGGCGCTCGAGACGCTCCGCGTGCTGCCGGGAGCGCCGAGCCCCGCCATGTCCGCGCTGGGCGGCTCGTTGCCGGAGCGCGTGCGGCGGCTCATCACCCTGCCCACGTCGCGCTGCGCCTCGCGCTGGGCGGCGGGTGCCTCCGTGCTCACCCTGGTCAGCAGCCTGGCCGTGGCCGCGCCGCTGACGTCGCTCCTGCTGGGACAGACGGACGCCGCGCCGCAACCGGGCGACGAGCCCGTCCTCAGCCAGCCTCCGCCCATCCCGGCGCTCTCGCTCGCCCCGTCGACGCCGCCCGCGCCCACACCCGTGGCACCGCCCGCGCCCCCGGCGCCTCCCGCTCCTCCGGCCAGTGTCGCGGCCGTGGCGCTCCAGTCAGCCCCGGGCCCCACCCCGCCACCTGCGCCTCCGGCGCGGAGCCTGGGCTCGCGCGCCCAGCGTGAGTTGGACCAGCAGACGCGGGTCGGCGCGGGGCAGCAGCTCTCCGTGGCGCAGCTCATCGCGCTCAAGAACGCGGGCATCACCCCGGAGCGCGTGCAGCAACTGACGGCCATGGGCTACACGCCGACCGTCTCCAACCTCGTGAGGATGAGCCACGCTGGCATCACCCCCGACTACGTCCAGGACATGAACACGCGCTTCGGCCGGAAGCTGGAAGCGAACGAACTGACGCGCCTGCGGCACCTGGGCGTCACGCCCGAGTACATCCAGTCCCTCAAGTCCGCGGGCTTCAACGTCGATGACCCGAAGGCCCTGTCCCACGCGCGCGCCGTCGGCGTGGACGAGGACTTCGTCCGTGGCCTCAAGGACGCTGGCTACACCGGCATGTCGCTGGAGGAGCTCGCCCACCTGCGCGCCGTGGGCGTGAACCCCGAGTACATCCGGGAGATGAACAAGCACGGCCTGTCGAAGCTGAAGGCCCGGGAGCTGATGCAGCTTCGCGCCGTGGGCGTGGACCCGGGCTGGCTCGCCAGCATTCGCAAGGCGGGCGTGCAGACGATGGATACGAAGGAGCTCCAGCGGCTGCGCGCCACCGGCGTGGACGCCCACTTCCTGGGTGAGCTCCACAACGCAGGCCTGAAGGACCTCTCCGTCGACGAACTGGTGCGGCTGCGCACCGGCGGCGTGGACGCGGACTTCATCCGGAAGATGCGCGGCACCGGCTCGAAGTAA
- a CDS encoding BlaI/MecI/CopY family transcriptional regulator produces the protein MSETKLPRPTDGELAILRVLWARGDSTVREVHEALTRDEPEGTGYTTVLKLMQIMTEKGLVERDESQRAHVYRPRATEQRTQRQLVTDLVDRAFGGSPARLAMQALSSKKTRPEELAELRRLLDTLEGGEE, from the coding sequence ATGAGTGAGACGAAGCTGCCGCGTCCCACGGATGGGGAGCTGGCCATCCTGCGGGTCCTCTGGGCGCGCGGCGACAGCACGGTGCGCGAGGTGCACGAAGCCCTCACCCGCGACGAGCCGGAGGGCACCGGGTACACGACGGTGCTGAAGCTGATGCAAATCATGACGGAGAAGGGGTTGGTGGAGCGTGACGAGTCCCAGCGCGCGCACGTGTACCGGCCCCGGGCCACGGAGCAGCGCACCCAGCGGCAGCTGGTGACGGACCTGGTGGACCGCGCCTTCGGTGGCTCTCCGGCGCGGCTGGCGATGCAGGCCTTGTCGTCGAAGAAGACGCGTCCCGAGGAACTGGCGGAGCTGCGCCGGCTGCTCGACACCCTGGAAGGAGGCGAGGAATGA